The genomic interval AGTTAAAGCTAATAACACTGACATGTAAGGTTATAACATATTACTCAAAATCAAGAAAATCTTCATTTATAGAGTAGTCTTCATCTAACAATCCcatgtttttcaaaactttgggttttcatttaaaaatatatttcttaattaCATCCACATAGCATGTTCAAATTTGAGTAACATCTATTTTGCCTACAGGGGCATTTCACAACAGCCTCTGTAGACATGGTTCTTCATTTTgcatcttgtttatttttatcccattttatttccatattaCATTCATCTGACCCCTAGCTGGAAATCTGCATGAAGCAACAACTGAATggatttaaagctaaaaagaCATTGTGCATGTCCTTGCATATTTATACTAGTGAAATCTGGAGAATTGATTTGGCAGCATATTATCCATGATTATCAGCCTTTGAGGGTCTCTGTGATCTAATATAAAACAATGGACAATATCGCCACCTAGAGTAAAACTTAATTATGTTCTAAACcagaaaagcaaatatttgacaaaagaatggagtgcatttttattaaagtttttttcctcctcatgGATAATCAAATATCAGCAGTTGCAGACGTTTAAAAGAAGGAGTTGAGTGTAGAAAGATGTTTAGGTTCTTATTTTACCCGTTACTCCAACAATCTGACATGTTTGGAGGTGGAACAATAAAATGCAGAGCCACATTTTCTCAGTACATTTTATCAATACTGCAAACTAAAtacaaagagcaaaagaaaacatgaggcACTGTAATGAAAAATGTCCACACTTGGATTAAGAAGGCAATTTCTGCATGATTTTGAAACAGTTTTCTTCATAATCTTTTTATTCTCATCAtccaaacagcaaaacaatCACATTTCGTCTGCATCAATGCTCCTACATAGCTAGAAAATACCTTATAGcagcagtatgtaacttttacaaaaatgtttttccatatttgttaaaactgttgcCATGCAATTTCAGTTTAATAGGAGACAAGTGAAAAGATCAACTCCCAACCTGAgctgtctgaagaaatacaTGAccccagtcaaaaacaaccaagcaCAAGAGAGTAattaacagcgctaagaccctcctcctagctctgattggttgtttcctaCTTAGTGGTACAGCtagtactgggagcactgggagaaggcaggaGAATTAGagtttttcatagattatccGTCGTATACCGTCATgacataattttaacaaatatgtaaaaacaatatttttttaatataaaagttacatattgcagtGTTAACATACAGTCTGAGTTGCTCAGAACTGGaaaagctatatatatatatatatatgtatatatacatatatatatacacacagtcAAAAATTTGTGCAATTTCACATAAAGATTGtactagaaaaagaaaacaaaacacagaaaatccaAAAGGCAGAGTAGAAGCACTTGCATCCTACAGCCTTTTTAGCTGCAGCTGTGTGCAGACATGAAACCTTTTTATTAAACTCCTCATCCTTTAATGGCTCCATGCCACAACTTTCAACGCAGTTTTACAGATTCACCATCCAGCAATGTCCAGTATGTGCATCTTCAGCAAGAAAGGGAGATTTCTTAACTCCATTTCAAAACCGATGCTGTCCTTtcaatttaaatcagtttgtaGAGAGCCTCTCAGGGGGTTTTGGGGCCAGAGACACCAGGGGGCTCCTGAGTTTCCGTTGGCTCACATGGCGCAGGATTCAGACTTGAGCTGCTCTCTTCTTTCCCGTCTAAGGAGAGGAATTCATGAACGGCGGTCTCTATTTGAGGCCTGAATGTGTGGTTCATCTTGGGATCCACGACCTGAGTTATTATTCTGTCCACGCCAGACTCCAGCATACCtgatctaaaagaaaaaaggagaaattattTAGAGATAGTCAAACATGTTCTGATACAATCCGATAGCGTCCTCTACAGATGTCCAGAGAAATAAGTTGGTGATCTGAATCCGTTGATTTTCAGCTGAACTAATCCCGACTTGTGACCAGAagatcaaaaacagaaaaatattttttttccccctgatcAGTGAACATAACATGCTCCATCCATTCACAGCACTCATCAGTGTTGTGAAGAGTTAGGtaataactagttacatttactcagttgcatttacttgagtaactttttaaaaaaaaaaaaaattacttttaagagtatttttactacgttgtacttttaagttttacttgagtaattttattgtgaagtgtcgctactcttacttgagtaaactttgTCCAAACTTCAAAAGGTTACAGTTCATGGCATAAATGAGGGATTtctaaactgtttttgtaattttctataCGATCAGGAAGAGAGGCTGATGAAGAACGTTCAATACTGTAAAACAGATCTGCGCTCATTATTAAGCTAGGAAATAAATTAGAGTATTTTCTGTACAACTCACTGAACAACACTTTGTCTGAGTCCGTTTCTCATCTGGTTCTTATTGATGGACGGGTTCCACTCCTGCGTGCTCAGGTGCGACGACACAAAGTTGTCAACTTTTTGCCGGAGGTTCTGGTAGGCGGGCTGAAAACGATTGCAACAAAACTGGGTTAGATCATTCAGAAGAGGGGCAAACAAGGCCATTTTGAAAtcaatgtcatgttttatattCACCAAAATTATAACAAAGAATCTGTCTAAACAAAGACGCTGGATACCTTCGTGTCGACATCGGCTAAACAGTCCCGGCGAAATTCGTCAAAAAGCCCTCGGTTCTTCAGATGCTCCACAATCATAGCGATGAGCTGCGGATCTCCGGGAGGAAGGTTGGCTGGATTGACGTTAATATTACCGCTGTTCTCCGCCATTACTAACCAGTTTTATTTACCTGTTAGCAAGCTAGCTGAACTCTCACCACTGAGCGTATAGCGAAGTGTGCGCTCGATTAATATCTGTCGCTGAGCCGCGGGTGGAGTCGTTGCACGTTTTGGGATCGGTTTAGAACAACAAGTAGGTGAAAGAATAGAAATCGAACGTGTACTAGCTTTTGGCACATGCGCATTTGGAATTTGACCTCGGAAACGTTTCATTCAAGCGTCGTCGCGCAATGAGTACAAACGCGAGCTTGGAGTAAAAATTTAGCTCGTCTggcaataaaatatacattttactcttttatcctcattgcacataaaaaaaaacctgagttATACCAGTAACGAGGTCTCATCGGGGGAATTTATTATCGTGTTTTTTGTAACATCTGGAGTGAAGAGTGCTTTgaccatttgtttttaaaggtaaTCATTAGCTAAGTAGGCTAACATGAtgtgttttgctgttgtttaTCATAGataatgaaacataaataagtaaataatccCAATTTCAAGCAATTTATTACAATAGTGTAAGAGAGAATTTGATAATATTATGCTTTTACTTGTATAAAACTGCCATTTAGCTCAGTTAATTTGGAGTAGACTTTTATAAGTGGCGTCTTGACTTAGTGGTTTATGAATGTCTGTCTTGCTGGGTTGTGATATGATAAGGTATGCACAACTTCACTTCATACTCTTTTCCAAGTAAATGTAAAGAATGTATTCTAAAAGGACTAAATGTCccactttattttcctttatatCTTTTTAATCTATTGCATTCGCAATTATTTGAAGTCcttttaaaatctaatattaTGAGCTTCGTGCAAACTGAGCTGTGTGGTCTAATATTTCCCTCTCTGGTTTCAGATGAGCGGGGAATCGGACGCCAACAAGGAGTTTGTGGAGCAGCTGCGAATGCAGGAGCTGTACGGGCAGAGAAATGCAGACGGCTCGGATCCGTACACCTACACTGATCCAGTGGACGGGACAGTGTATGACTGGGACCATGAGAAAAAAGCCTGGTTCCCTAAGGTACGACCTGTGTTCATCTATGTGTCGGCACTGAAAGACTGAGTTGAGTTTGACTTTATTGGacgtaataaaaaaaataaacaaaaagttttatacaaagaaaatacagttaaaacaaaagaacattatacattaagattatttttgatgctGTTTTGCTGCACTCTACGTTTCAGTTCTCCGTTATTGACTATTATAAAGTCATATTTAGCACccttttttgttgattttgtaaTATAAAGTCATCTATCCCCAAAGTTTTACACATTATGATCCAAATGGGCATGAACTAGTATGAGATTTGGATCATTTTTGACAGCTTTTGTGTGGGTTTTAAAttgacatgacaaaaaaaatgacatgatcTAATTGcttgtgtttaaaacaaacaaaaagtaaattttatctgccattatttctCTTGTAtcatattatatacatatataatccattccctaacattcttgtatattctgtataatctgggcatacagctcccatatttatatttatatttatacacaatatctatatctctttgctataaccccttatagtccacacatacatagtcttgtacatctgtaaataaatatttatatctcgtagagcacttctggatagatgcaaactatatctcgttgcttgtacgtacctgtgacagtgcaatgacaataaagttgaattctgttctattctaaaaatacttttattgcaCATTACTGAAGCTACAGTATTATTGTCTAGGgcattgttttgattttgagaTGTAGACTAAACATTCAAATTCGTCTGTATCAGTTTTTAGGTGTTAATGATGGACAATATACTCTTTTGCCTTTATGCTAATAAAATACTATCACCGTAAGGATAATTAGTACAATAATTTGCTCAGGTGAGACTGCAGTCTCACCTTAAGTTACAGGCTGCTGGTTGCCTACTATAActtaaagctaaaatatttatgatGTATTTATCCTCCagtatttattacaaattctGACACGAAAAGGGACACTAAAATCCAGATGGAGGCATATTGTAATGTGActtctctgtctgtctgctttataaaacatttttaaccacTGATCAATatgttttgttaaattgttttagcAGTAGTCTgaatatttcttaatttttatttttagattgaaGAAATTATGTCATATTGTTCAATTTATTGTGAGATCGTAAAACTTTACTTTGGTGTTTTATTAGTGTAGGAATCTCATACCAACCCATGTCAGCCTCATAATATcgtaatattttttctattgcaAACCATAAGAAATAGATCTACACCAAATGtgataaaagtttaaacatCTAAAAGCATTGAATGCTCAtgtcttctgtgttttctttcatttgtttgtttctcaaaaTGTTACTTTGAGCATTTGAAATTATccacaaaacttttttcttcagatttcttTGTTAGTGTTAAGCAGGTCTGCCTTGTTTCTATAGATAACAGAGGACTTCATCGCAGCCTACCAGGCGAACTATGGCTTTACTGAGGAAGGAGATCCAGGTGCAAAGAACGTGGCGCAGAGCGTCTCTGAGCCTGTGGCTCCTGAATCAAACAGCAAGCTGCCAGAAAAGGAGAAATCAGTCAATCCTGCCCCAAGCCCTGCCGCAGAGCAGCAAGAGAACTCTGCTAAAGAAGCCAAGCAGAAAGGGGAGAAAAGGAAAGCAGAGCCAGGTACAGCCTGCTGACTTTTCCAGCTTACACTGAGATAAAACTGTTGAGATATTATTAGTTATTTTGCTTGTCTTCTGATCAGAAtcactgcttttttttaaaagaacatttttcccTGTATTTGTAGGATGGTTTGATATCGAagaggacaaaaacacaaatgtctaTGTATCAGGTTGGTACCTTCAAATATAGAGCAGCTAACTCTGTTTACTCTGTCACTTTCATGCTCTAACCTTCATCTTTTTCGTCTTCCTCCTCAGGTCTGCCTCCCGATATCAGCCCTGATGAGTTTGTTGAGCTGATGTCCAAGTGCGGCATCGTGATGCGGGACCCCATCACTGAAGAGTACAAAGTGAAACTCTACAAGGACAAAGACGGGAACCTGAAAGGCGATGGCCTCTGCTGCTACCTTAAGGTTAGTCTGTCTTTCTGCTTGAATTACAATGACTTTACAAGTTCAATGCATCTCTATCTAAGCTtgttcatgtaaaataaagctcACCCTGTAGCACAATAAATGTCTCTGTGAGGTTTATTATTCTGCACtcacaaagatgttttttaacTGTGTTACAATcaataaaaagcagaacataAAGTGCACAACTGGTTGATActcattgaataaaaaaatacatggagCTCATTGTTTCTGGTTCACTGCTCAATACAATTAATGTACAGAGATGTGTTGTATTGGTCTTTTAAAATTGAACTATTCCGTTAATCTGTCTCTGCAGAAAGAGTCGGTGGCTCTGGCTGTGCGTCTGATTGATgagtcagaggtcagaggttatAAACTCCATGTGGAAGCAGCTCGCTTTGAGCTAAAGGGCCAGTATGATGccagcaagaagaagaagaaaagcaaagattaCAAAAAGAAGATGCACCAGCAACAGAAGTAAATTCAATCTTTCTCTTTATTAAACTTCTTTCATTGAGAGTCTGCATTTTGGCACTCTGTGTCAGTTTAGCTGATATTATAGCATTTTTAACcctagaaaatttaaatattagagTTAGTGAGTTTTAGTATGTTAGCATATTATGTCTGTGCACATTTACTGTAAGCATTCTTAGATAAATCCAGGTGCAAGAGGCTAATATTAAGCAGATTTATGGCTGTGAGTAAAGTTTACTGCTTGTTTAGTTTGGTccacatgaataaaaatatattttttatatacagtGTTCTAAAATTAGCTGTTTAAGTAGAATGCATACAGTAGCAAAATAATACAGAAACCTGTACTACATAGTGTTCCTATGAAAACTGGACAAGTCTGGAATAAgcacagaaaaattattttcgTATAATATTCCTTATTCTAGTTTACTTATCTCAGTCAGGATCTTAGTTTATATCATAAGTTATGGAGATGTTGGTTTAGAAACTtcagaaatgtagaaataagaaatgtttagGAACTTTGTTGTTCGCTGTGTTCCACAAATAATTCCCCCTTTCTCTTTAACATCCGGGTCAAACGGATGACTTA from Xiphophorus maculatus strain JP 163 A chromosome 11, X_maculatus-5.0-male, whole genome shotgun sequence carries:
- the htatsf1 gene encoding HIV Tat-specific factor 1, producing the protein MSGESDANKEFVEQLRMQELYGQRNADGSDPYTYTDPVDGTVYDWDHEKKAWFPKITEDFIAAYQANYGFTEEGDPGAKNVAQSVSEPVAPESNSKLPEKEKSVNPAPSPAAEQQENSAKEAKQKGEKRKAEPGWFDIEEDKNTNVYVSGLPPDISPDEFVELMSKCGIVMRDPITEEYKVKLYKDKDGNLKGDGLCCYLKKESVALAVRLIDESEVRGYKLHVEAARFELKGQYDASKKKKKSKDYKKKMHQQQKQLDWRPEKQGELRKRHEKVVIIRNMFHPSDFEEDPLVLNEYREDLRTECEKFGEVKKVILFDRHPDGVASVAFKEPEEADACILSFNGRWFGGRQLSAQLWDGTTDYQVEETSREREERLKGWSTFLDGADKETQKNSGSKPAESNTEPSESTSATEPQQTEPQSSEQQEEQVNSTDSSLAGSDNEDV